A single genomic interval of Polaribacter vadi harbors:
- a CDS encoding gamma carbonic anhydrase family protein: MPIIKSVNGKHPQIPEDCFVAENATILGEVSLGKECSIWYNAVIRGDVHFIKIGNKVNIQDGAVIHATYQKSPTTIGNNVSIGHNAIVHGCTIHDNVLVGMGSIIMDDCVIESNSIIAAGAVVTKNTRVESGSIYAGVPAKKVKDISQELISGEIDRIANNYVKYSSWFKE; this comes from the coding sequence ATGCCCATTATAAAATCCGTAAACGGAAAACATCCACAAATTCCAGAAGACTGTTTTGTGGCAGAAAACGCAACAATTCTTGGAGAAGTTTCATTGGGAAAAGAATGTTCCATTTGGTACAATGCAGTAATTAGAGGAGATGTGCATTTTATAAAAATCGGTAATAAAGTAAATATTCAAGATGGAGCAGTAATCCATGCAACCTATCAAAAATCGCCAACAACCATTGGGAATAATGTTTCAATTGGCCACAATGCAATTGTACATGGTTGCACAATTCACGATAATGTTTTGGTAGGAATGGGTTCCATAATTATGGACGATTGTGTTATAGAATCGAATTCCATAATTGCAGCAGGAGCAGTTGTTACCAAAAATACAAGAGTAGAAAGTGGTAGTATTTACGCTGGAGTTCCTGCTAAAAAAGTGAAAGATATTTCGCAAGAATTAATTTCTGGAGAGATTGATAGAATTGCCAATAATTATGTAAAATATTCAAGTTGGTTTAAAGAATAG
- a CDS encoding endonuclease/exonuclease/phosphatase family protein — protein MKRFLKFIFRLLFLLIIATIVFFFWASSSTLKETEYVSLTKVDDQIQIKNDSIFSIVTYNIGYLSGMTNNRPIAKPKFLFDENLQKVLAETQKVNPSIIAFQEIDYDATRSYNINQEEQIAQLGFPYRARTINWDEHYVPFPYWPISMHFGKVVSGQSIISKYPIKEQQRIVLQKVEDAPFYRNAFYLERLAQVVKVVLKDQEIMIINVHLEAFDKATRVKQFDEVVKLFNQYKEQYPTILLGDFNSEANDTSAVIQKMFAMKDVGNAAFNVDKIENTFDSKSPYKRIDYIFYTKNSIEYISGKVLNEFEEASDHLPVFMEFKLR, from the coding sequence ATGAAACGTTTTTTAAAATTTATATTTAGACTTCTTTTTCTGTTGATAATTGCCACGATTGTATTTTTCTTTTGGGCTTCATCATCAACATTAAAAGAAACTGAATATGTTTCTTTAACTAAGGTTGATGATCAAATCCAAATTAAAAACGATTCAATTTTTAGTATTGTAACGTACAATATTGGGTATTTGAGTGGCATGACAAATAACAGACCCATTGCAAAGCCAAAATTTTTATTTGATGAAAACTTGCAAAAAGTTTTAGCGGAAACTCAAAAAGTAAATCCAAGTATTATTGCGTTTCAAGAAATAGATTATGATGCAACAAGAAGTTACAACATCAATCAAGAAGAGCAAATTGCCCAATTGGGTTTTCCTTATAGAGCAAGAACTATCAATTGGGATGAACACTATGTGCCTTTTCCTTATTGGCCAATTTCTATGCACTTTGGTAAAGTAGTTTCTGGGCAATCTATCATTAGTAAATATCCTATAAAAGAGCAACAAAGAATTGTTTTACAAAAAGTTGAAGATGCTCCTTTTTATAGAAATGCCTTTTATTTAGAGCGATTAGCGCAAGTTGTAAAAGTGGTTTTAAAGGATCAAGAAATCATGATCATCAATGTTCATTTAGAAGCTTTTGACAAAGCAACAAGAGTGAAACAATTTGATGAGGTTGTAAAACTTTTCAACCAATATAAAGAGCAATACCCAACAATTTTATTGGGCGATTTTAATTCTGAAGCCAATGATACATCAGCAGTTATTCAAAAAATGTTTGCAATGAAAGATGTTGGAAATGCTGCTTTTAATGTTGATAAAATTGAAAATACTTTTGATTCCAAATCACCTTATAAAAGAATCGATTATATTTTTTATACTAAAAATTCTATCGAATATATTTCAGGGAAAGTATTAAATGAATTTGAAGAAGCTTCAGATCATTTACCTGTTTTTATGGAGTTTAAGTTGAGGTAG
- a CDS encoding LytR/AlgR family response regulator transcription factor gives MKLKAIIVEDEQLSRDILRNYIEKYCPNVQLLGEASNIDEAYKLIQKHELDLVFLDVEMPFGNAFDLLEKVENRTFETVFVTAYDHYAIEALNNHASYYLLKPISIDELIKAVNIVTQIKEKENELQHQILVPKTNSATGKITIPQQDGFEVLDINDIIFCKADDNYTEIHLANSKKLVSKTLKYFEEALKEHTFARIHKSYLVNVNEIVKYKKGKGGSVIVSSGKEILVSASQKSNLLSYFK, from the coding sequence ATGAAATTAAAAGCAATCATTGTAGAAGACGAACAATTAAGTAGAGATATTCTTCGAAATTACATCGAAAAATATTGCCCAAATGTTCAGTTATTAGGCGAAGCAAGCAATATTGACGAAGCTTATAAACTCATCCAAAAGCACGAATTAGATTTGGTTTTTTTAGATGTAGAAATGCCTTTTGGAAATGCCTTTGATTTGTTAGAAAAAGTAGAAAACAGAACCTTTGAAACCGTTTTTGTAACAGCTTACGATCATTATGCAATAGAAGCTTTAAACAATCACGCAAGTTATTATTTACTCAAACCAATTTCTATAGATGAGTTGATAAAAGCCGTAAATATTGTAACTCAAATCAAAGAAAAAGAGAACGAATTACAGCATCAAATATTGGTACCAAAAACCAATTCGGCTACAGGAAAAATCACCATTCCACAACAAGATGGTTTTGAGGTTTTAGATATCAATGATATTATTTTCTGCAAAGCAGATGATAATTATACCGAAATTCATTTAGCAAATTCTAAAAAATTAGTCAGTAAAACTTTAAAGTATTTTGAAGAAGCTTTAAAAGAACACACATTTGCAAGAATCCATAAATCGTATTTGGTAAATGTAAACGAAATTGTAAAATACAAAAAAGGAAAAGGAGGAAGCGTGATTGTTTCAAGTGGAAAAGAAATTTTGGTTTCTGCTTCGCAAAAGAGTAATTTGCTTTCTTATTTTAAGTAG
- a CDS encoding metallophosphoesterase → MKKRVLRYLKHIFATLIVLLAIGASILIYENGSVHYADNIEKMNWHNEGPYVFYENDSVLSLNYIKGNKTDGFSVDRKEFNQKIDAESYFNLDKTVFSFTVNTDIKIPKAIYNDDEKIIAISDIESGYKTFRDFLIANNVIDKHLNWIFGKGHLVLVGDFVDRGFSTTQVLWFIYKLEQYAKKVGGNVHFILGNHEIKNLQGNYKSASEKYLYIASILQKQQFEFYGSNSFIGKWMASKNTLELINGHLFVHGGIHPDLANYKTNINEINSIVRANYNLAAYPKKEKNLEQFLISTRTGPSWYRGYFKDDLTQEEIEKGLNLFNAKAVIVGHTIQGKVKKLYQGKVFAIDVKHANDYHKNWPNKESEGLLIENDSYYRVLNNGEKKEL, encoded by the coding sequence ATGAAGAAAAGAGTTTTACGTTATTTAAAACACATTTTTGCAACTTTAATTGTATTGCTAGCTATTGGAGCATCTATTCTTATTTATGAAAATGGTAGTGTACATTATGCAGATAATATTGAAAAAATGAATTGGCACAATGAAGGTCCTTATGTTTTTTATGAAAATGATTCTGTTTTAAGTCTTAATTATATCAAAGGAAATAAAACTGATGGTTTTTCTGTTGATAGAAAAGAATTTAATCAGAAAATTGATGCAGAAAGTTATTTTAATTTAGATAAAACAGTCTTTAGTTTTACAGTAAACACTGATATTAAAATACCAAAAGCCATTTATAATGATGATGAAAAAATAATAGCAATTTCTGATATTGAAAGTGGATACAAAACTTTTAGAGATTTTCTTATCGCGAATAATGTAATTGACAAACATCTAAATTGGATTTTTGGAAAAGGGCATTTAGTTTTGGTTGGCGATTTTGTTGATAGAGGTTTTTCTACAACGCAAGTTTTATGGTTTATTTATAAATTAGAACAATATGCTAAAAAAGTTGGTGGCAATGTTCATTTTATTTTAGGAAATCATGAAATAAAAAACTTACAAGGAAATTACAAATCTGCTTCTGAAAAGTATTTATATATCGCCTCAATTCTACAAAAACAACAATTTGAATTTTACGGTTCTAACTCTTTTATTGGAAAATGGATGGCTAGTAAAAACACGCTAGAATTAATAAACGGACATCTTTTTGTTCATGGAGGAATTCATCCTGATTTAGCAAACTACAAGACTAATATAAATGAAATAAATTCAATTGTTAGAGCAAATTATAATTTAGCGGCTTATCCTAAAAAAGAAAAAAACTTAGAGCAATTTTTAATTTCTACACGTACAGGACCTTCTTGGTATAGAGGTTATTTTAAAGATGATTTAACACAAGAAGAAATTGAAAAAGGCTTAAACTTATTTAATGCAAAAGCTGTAATTGTAGGTCATACAATTCAAGGAAAAGTAAAAAAATTATATCAAGGAAAAGTATTTGCAATTGATGTAAAACATGCTAATGATTATCATAAAAACTGGCCAAATAAAGAATCTGAAGGTTTGTTAATTGAAAACGATTCTTATTATAGAGTTTTAAATAACGGAGAAAAAAAGGAGTTATAA
- a CDS encoding sensor histidine kinase encodes MIATLKNNNWLLVKVIVLVTIVIPVGFIAYKFISTGQDSIVIFEDFPTYLSILIILYYVLLILFGIGWIVLQLKSVLSLKNANRKNELLHLQSQVNPHFFFNMLNNLYGLVDKDSEKAKELILKLSDLMRYSIYEGEKKSVSLEEEVAYLKNYIELHKMRYHKSINIKFDVDLGDKKHQILPLMFIILLENAFKHGVENLRENAFVSIKLRATKNNISFEVENNFDAEEISKNKGIGLQNLKRRLELVYPKKHILTFKEKESIYKAKLVLEL; translated from the coding sequence ATGATAGCAACATTAAAAAATAATAATTGGCTTTTAGTTAAAGTAATTGTTTTAGTTACAATAGTAATTCCAGTAGGTTTTATAGCGTATAAATTCATTTCTACAGGACAAGATTCTATTGTAATTTTCGAAGATTTTCCCACTTATTTAAGCATTCTTATAATTCTATATTATGTATTACTTATTTTATTTGGAATAGGTTGGATTGTTTTGCAATTAAAATCTGTGTTAAGTTTAAAAAATGCAAACAGAAAAAATGAATTGTTGCATTTACAAAGTCAAGTAAATCCTCATTTTTTCTTTAATATGCTAAATAATTTATATGGTTTGGTTGATAAAGATTCAGAAAAAGCAAAAGAATTAATTTTGAAACTATCTGATTTAATGAGATATAGTATTTATGAAGGAGAGAAAAAAAGTGTTTCTTTAGAAGAAGAAGTTGCATATCTAAAAAACTATATTGAATTACATAAAATGAGATATCATAAAAGTATAAATATTAAATTTGATGTAGATTTAGGGGATAAGAAGCATCAAATATTACCTTTAATGTTTATTATTTTATTAGAAAACGCTTTTAAACATGGTGTAGAAAATTTAAGAGAAAATGCATTTGTTTCTATTAAATTAAGAGCGACAAAAAATAATATTTCTTTTGAAGTTGAAAACAATTTTGATGCTGAAGAAATTTCTAAAAATAAAGGAATTGGTTTACAAAATTTAAAAAGACGTTTAGAATTGGTGTATCCTAAAAAACATATTCTTACTTTTAAAGAAAAAGAATCTATTTATAAAGCCAAATTAGTTTTAGAATTATGA
- a CDS encoding ZIP family metal transporter → MKELILYSGFAGITVLLGGILAYYFNHHIKKSPIKYEITHTMMSFGAGIILSALALVLIPKGMEELSLLPLAFSFLLGAILFMIIDQYLAKKGGKVATLLAMIMDFIPESIALGAVFATDKKVATLLAVFIGLQNLPEAFNSFRDLIQSGYTSKKTFVIFFFLSLFGIGGALIGHFLLSDYPNLTAHLMVFASGGILYLLIQDIVPESKLEKNYLTALGAIIGFLVGIIGEKVI, encoded by the coding sequence ATGAAAGAACTTATTTTATATTCTGGTTTTGCAGGAATCACAGTATTGCTTGGTGGAATTTTAGCTTATTATTTTAATCATCATATTAAAAAAAGTCCAATAAAATATGAAATAACTCATACAATGATGTCATTTGGTGCTGGTATAATTTTATCTGCTTTGGCATTAGTTCTTATTCCAAAAGGAATGGAAGAATTGAGTTTACTACCTTTAGCTTTTTCATTTCTTTTAGGTGCTATTTTATTTATGATTATTGACCAATATCTAGCAAAAAAAGGAGGAAAAGTAGCAACACTTCTTGCAATGATTATGGATTTTATTCCTGAATCCATAGCTTTAGGTGCTGTTTTTGCAACTGATAAAAAAGTAGCTACATTATTAGCTGTATTTATAGGATTGCAAAACTTACCAGAGGCATTCAATTCCTTTAGAGATTTAATTCAAAGTGGATACACAAGCAAAAAAACATTCGTAATATTTTTCTTTTTAAGTTTATTTGGAATTGGAGGAGCATTAATTGGTCATTTTCTTTTAAGTGACTATCCAAATTTAACAGCACATTTAATGGTATTTGCTAGTGGTGGTATTTTGTATCTTCTGATTCAAGATATTGTTCCAGAAAGTAAATTAGAAAAAAATTATTTAACAGCTTTAGGAGCAATAATTGGTTTTTTAGTAGGAATTATAGGTGAAAAAGTAATTTAA
- a CDS encoding mechanosensitive ion channel family protein, whose translation MKTKFWLLLFFPLLTIAQGQSVDSVKVDLSNPNATLTTHLYFLQQDSYQPEKSAKTIYGLEETDAIRKAIKIKKILDGKGLYVDLKKVTTNPAHIDSIGYSAYSRYILFPDRMPDIYLEKINNNWYYSSETVAKIDAIYSNVFPWYVEELQDSIPVYGHKKFLGVELWQFVALLLVFGIALLIFAFTKKIAFWILQRVQHQITKTNINFEVKIVLKKLAHPISLLISLAFVDLIFPSLQFSLEVNAWVFLAINIARTIFWIYVFLKLVKVVMQIYGEFTERTHGRLDDQLVPILHNFLTGLVLVVGFFNVLKLFGVDTTTLIAGATIGGLAVALASQDTVKNLIGTIMIFMDKPFHIDDWIEAGEVVGTVEKVGFRSTRVRAADTSIYQIPNSKLSEMVVNNKGLRLFRRYNTNLGVRYDTPPALIEAFVNGVRQIVIEHPETRSDSYNVEFTGFGDSALLIMVNVYFKSLAWSTEQTSKHRLHMAIIKLAAELGVEFAFPSTTVTIEQFPDKSNLSPKYDTSQAKINASINKVLTEFKKDTPPENTPEN comes from the coding sequence ATGAAAACAAAATTTTGGCTTTTATTATTTTTTCCGCTATTAACTATAGCTCAAGGACAGTCTGTAGATAGTGTAAAGGTAGATTTAAGCAACCCGAATGCAACATTAACAACACACTTATATTTTTTACAGCAAGATTCTTATCAACCTGAAAAATCAGCAAAAACTATTTATGGTTTAGAAGAAACAGATGCTATAAGAAAGGCAATTAAGATTAAGAAAATTTTAGACGGGAAAGGTTTATATGTAGATTTAAAGAAAGTAACAACAAATCCTGCACATATAGATTCTATTGGTTATTCAGCATATTCTAGGTACATTTTGTTTCCTGATAGAATGCCAGATATTTATTTAGAAAAAATTAATAATAATTGGTATTATTCAAGTGAAACAGTTGCTAAAATTGATGCTATTTACAGCAATGTTTTTCCTTGGTATGTAGAAGAATTGCAAGACAGCATTCCTGTGTATGGTCATAAAAAATTTTTAGGAGTAGAGCTTTGGCAGTTTGTAGCTTTATTATTGGTATTTGGTATTGCTTTGCTAATTTTTGCCTTCACTAAAAAAATTGCCTTTTGGATTTTGCAAAGAGTGCAACATCAAATAACAAAAACGAATATTAATTTCGAAGTTAAAATAGTGCTTAAAAAATTGGCACATCCCATAAGTTTATTGATTTCTTTGGCTTTTGTAGATCTTATTTTTCCGTCTTTACAATTTTCTTTAGAAGTTAATGCATGGGTTTTCCTTGCTATTAATATTGCAAGAACTATCTTTTGGATATACGTTTTCTTGAAATTGGTTAAAGTTGTTATGCAGATTTATGGTGAATTTACAGAAAGAACTCATGGAAGACTAGATGATCAATTAGTGCCAATTCTCCATAATTTTTTAACAGGTCTTGTACTTGTAGTTGGTTTTTTTAATGTGCTAAAATTGTTTGGTGTAGATACAACAACTTTAATTGCAGGTGCAACAATTGGTGGTTTGGCAGTTGCTTTGGCATCTCAAGATACTGTAAAAAACTTGATTGGAACCATCATGATTTTTATGGACAAACCTTTTCATATAGATGATTGGATTGAAGCAGGTGAAGTTGTTGGAACTGTAGAAAAAGTTGGTTTTAGGTCTACCAGAGTTAGAGCAGCAGATACTTCAATTTACCAAATTCCAAATAGTAAATTATCGGAAATGGTTGTAAATAACAAAGGTTTGCGCTTGTTTAGACGATACAATACTAATTTAGGAGTTCGTTATGACACACCTCCAGCATTAATTGAAGCGTTTGTAAATGGTGTGAGACAAATTGTTATTGAGCATCCAGAAACACGTTCAGATTCTTATAATGTAGAGTTTACGGGTTTTGGAGATTCAGCTTTATTAATTATGGTAAATGTATATTTTAAGAGTTTGGCTTGGAGTACAGAGCAAACTTCAAAACATAGGTTGCATATGGCTATTATTAAATTGGCTGCAGAATTGGGTGTAGAATTTGCTTTTCCATCTACCACTGTTACTATTGAGCAGTTTCCAGATAAGAGCAATTTATCGCCAAAATATGATACAAGTCAAGCGAAAATTAATGCATCTATCAATAAAGTTCTTACGGAATTTAAGAAAGATACTCCACCAGAAAATACTCCAGAAAACTAA
- a CDS encoding tetratricopeptide repeat-containing sensor histidine kinase: MKQKIYIAILFLCLSFSSVFAQENIITQRGVEFSVRIIVVDDNNRKIVKNVQIDANGRFYSYADVAGRYIIKAKVGDEIRVSHPDFETVYYTLTSSEDIKIIVEDYEDKSNSILKSRSKSAQTDFYLQHIDSAKFYQKKDIEKSLSFIEKALENNQNKKRNATTYNLLGDIYLFWKQYDLAINNYKLSYQIKEEVTTKISLAAAQFLAKNYLESAKTYRELKEESLSNFEEIQIYEALGDISFATKKWKEANINYQKALQIAETNSITSKITDISSKIGDVYAAQGKTSKAENSFINSMSLAAKENPERALIEEEKVADFYNDNRRFDDEIKLRKKSLEKTKNKNTTAGTEVKDSITSQKINYKIGNAYLQKEDYKKAIPFLEKSKSDAKEKNDIVIEKDATRKISEAFANLGDNEKALKNYKEYVSLVDSLYVRKEQEIQQATRFAKKIADNQNRIASLEKDKELTQSKISLAYVDQRLSEESNQKQRILIYALFGGFLLMILVLYFMFRTNKQQKLANNLLALKSMRSQMNPHFIFNALNSVNSFIAVNDERNANRYLSEFSALMRAVLENSDEDFIPLTKEIELLELYVKLEHNRFKDKFDYQINIDKNIDLEQFSIPPMLLQPYIENAIWHGLRYRKEKGNLEISINQKDNETISIVIIDDGIGRKKSQELKTKNQLKQKSKGMSTIKNRISILNDMYKERISVNVTNALENGEGTKVELFLKKEG; the protein is encoded by the coding sequence ATGAAACAAAAAATATACATAGCAATCCTTTTTTTATGCTTGAGTTTTTCAAGTGTATTTGCGCAAGAAAATATCATCACTCAAAGAGGCGTCGAGTTTTCTGTGCGAATTATTGTTGTGGATGATAACAATCGTAAAATCGTAAAAAATGTTCAAATAGATGCGAATGGGCGATTTTATTCTTATGCTGATGTTGCTGGAAGGTATATCATTAAAGCTAAAGTTGGCGACGAAATTAGGGTCTCTCATCCAGATTTCGAAACTGTTTATTATACCTTAACATCTAGTGAAGATATTAAAATTATTGTGGAAGATTATGAGGATAAAAGTAATTCCATTTTAAAATCTAGAAGTAAATCAGCACAAACAGATTTTTATTTACAACATATAGATTCCGCTAAATTTTATCAGAAAAAAGACATCGAAAAAAGTTTATCATTTATAGAAAAAGCGTTAGAAAATAACCAGAATAAAAAAAGAAATGCAACTACTTATAACCTTTTAGGAGATATTTACCTGTTTTGGAAACAATACGATTTGGCAATTAATAACTACAAATTGTCCTATCAAATTAAAGAAGAAGTAACTACAAAAATATCGTTAGCAGCAGCACAATTCTTAGCGAAAAACTATTTGGAAAGTGCTAAAACCTATCGAGAATTAAAAGAAGAAAGCTTAAGTAATTTTGAAGAAATTCAGATCTATGAAGCTTTAGGAGACATCAGTTTTGCTACAAAAAAATGGAAAGAAGCCAACATCAATTATCAAAAAGCATTACAAATTGCTGAAACTAATTCTATAACCTCTAAAATTACAGATATAAGCTCTAAAATTGGAGATGTGTATGCAGCACAAGGAAAAACAAGCAAAGCAGAAAATTCATTCATCAATTCTATGAGTTTAGCAGCAAAAGAAAATCCTGAACGTGCTTTAATAGAAGAAGAAAAAGTCGCCGATTTTTATAATGATAACAGACGTTTTGATGATGAAATTAAACTCCGAAAAAAGAGTTTAGAAAAAACAAAAAATAAAAATACAACAGCAGGAACCGAAGTTAAGGATTCTATTACATCACAAAAAATAAATTACAAAATTGGGAATGCGTATCTACAAAAAGAAGATTATAAAAAAGCGATTCCTTTTTTAGAGAAGAGTAAAAGTGATGCCAAAGAAAAAAATGATATCGTCATCGAAAAAGATGCCACCAGAAAAATTTCAGAAGCATTTGCAAATCTTGGGGATAATGAAAAAGCATTAAAAAATTACAAAGAATATGTTTCTTTGGTCGATTCTTTATATGTTAGAAAAGAACAAGAAATTCAGCAAGCAACGCGTTTTGCAAAGAAAATTGCCGACAATCAAAACCGAATTGCAAGTTTAGAGAAAGACAAAGAATTAACACAAAGTAAAATTAGTTTGGCGTATGTAGATCAGCGATTATCGGAAGAAAGTAACCAAAAACAACGTATATTAATTTACGCTTTATTTGGTGGTTTTTTATTGATGATTTTAGTGTTGTATTTTATGTTTAGAACTAATAAACAGCAAAAATTAGCTAATAATTTGTTAGCATTAAAATCGATGCGTTCGCAAATGAATCCGCATTTTATTTTTAATGCTTTAAACTCTGTAAATAGTTTTATTGCTGTTAATGATGAACGAAATGCAAATAGATATTTAAGCGAATTTTCGGCTTTAATGCGTGCTGTTTTAGAAAATTCTGATGAAGATTTTATTCCTTTAACCAAAGAAATTGAGTTACTAGAATTGTATGTAAAACTAGAGCATAATCGTTTTAAAGACAAGTTCGATTATCAGATAAATATTGATAAAAATATCGATTTAGAGCAATTTTCAATTCCGCCAATGTTGTTGCAACCTTATATTGAAAATGCCATTTGGCATGGTTTGCGTTACAGAAAAGAAAAAGGAAATTTAGAAATATCCATCAACCAAAAAGATAACGAAACCATTTCTATTGTAATTATTGATGATGGAATTGGACGAAAAAAATCGCAGGAATTAAAGACTAAAAATCAACTGAAACAAAAGTCTAAAGGAATGAGCACTATAAAAAATAGAATTTCAATTCTAAATGATATGTACAAAGAACGCATTTCTGTAAACGTTACAAATGCTTTAGAAAATGGAGAGGGAACAAAAGTAGAGTTGTTTTTGAAGAAGGAAGGTTGA
- a CDS encoding Spy/CpxP family protein refolding chaperone: protein MKKIITVLVLTIAFSFTAQAQKKGGKNPVERMLKKMTTDLSLTDAQQKEIEPLLIAQMEDRKQLAENREALKNSGSKPTKEARSKMKEDRETKETAMNTKMSQILDKEQFEKFQKMAKERKEKAPGKKKKRDN from the coding sequence ATGAAAAAAATAATAACAGTATTGGTTTTAACAATTGCATTTTCTTTTACTGCACAAGCTCAAAAAAAAGGTGGTAAAAATCCAGTGGAAAGAATGTTGAAAAAAATGACCACAGATTTAAGCTTAACAGATGCACAACAAAAAGAAATTGAACCTCTTTTAATTGCACAAATGGAAGACAGAAAACAGCTAGCTGAAAATAGAGAAGCATTAAAAAATTCTGGAAGCAAACCAACCAAAGAAGCACGTAGTAAAATGAAAGAAGATAGAGAAACCAAAGAAACTGCAATGAATACTAAAATGTCACAAATTTTAGATAAAGAGCAATTTGAAAAGTTTCAAAAAATGGCAAAAGAAAGAAAAGAAAAAGCGCCAGGAAAAAAGAAGAAAAGAGATAATTAG
- a CDS encoding LytR/AlgR family response regulator transcription factor — translation MIKYIIVDDEHIAHDIVKNYCDLLSNFKLMKNCYDAIEALEYLNSNAVDLIFLDINMPKLKGFDFLKSLSNPPKIIVTTAYKEFAIEGFELNVVDYLLKPFSFKRFVKAVHKVNIKTKNDVLPSSSENKSETIFLKSDKKQFQVKLATILFVEAYGNYCKVVIESETITVREKISEFLEKLSKVDFLQVHKSFIIAKKHINIIEGNRIKINSYFVPVGKTYKENLNSLLNQKPDFN, via the coding sequence ATGATAAAATATATCATTGTTGATGATGAACATATTGCACACGATATTGTAAAAAATTATTGTGATTTACTAAGCAATTTTAAGTTGATGAAAAATTGTTATGATGCAATTGAAGCCTTAGAATACTTAAATAGCAATGCTGTAGATTTAATTTTTTTGGATATAAATATGCCCAAATTAAAAGGTTTTGATTTTTTAAAGTCATTATCAAATCCACCAAAAATAATTGTTACAACTGCATATAAAGAGTTTGCAATAGAGGGTTTTGAGTTAAATGTTGTAGATTATTTATTAAAGCCATTCAGTTTTAAACGATTTGTAAAAGCAGTACATAAAGTTAATATTAAAACTAAAAATGATGTTTTACCAAGTTCATCAGAAAATAAAAGTGAAACCATTTTTTTAAAGTCTGATAAGAAACAATTTCAAGTAAAATTAGCTACTATTTTGTTTGTTGAAGCGTATGGTAATTATTGTAAAGTAGTTATAGAAAGTGAAACAATAACAGTAAGAGAAAAGATTTCAGAATTTTTAGAGAAACTCTCTAAAGTAGATTTTTTACAAGTGCATAAATCTTTTATAATAGCAAAAAAGCATATCAATATCATAGAAGGAAATAGAATAAAAATAAACTCTTACTTTGTTCCTGTAGGAAAAACGTACAAGGAAAATTTAAATTCTTTATTAAATCAAAAACCCGATTTCAATTAA